The nucleotide sequence TCTTCTTCATCAGACGCTTTATCCTCTTTCTTTTCTTCTTTCTTTGATTCTTTTTTACCCTCTGGTTCTGCTACACTCGTTCCATTTGAGAAATCTAGAAAGCATAACGGTGGGAATAAAACACACCACCAATTTGCTCCTTTTCCTTCCCCAAGTGATATAAGAATCGCTTCATACTTCCCAGCTGGATACACATAAGATCCATAAACCTTAGTAGGGAATTTTACGTCTTTCCCATAACGTACGCGGTAGGATTGATCACTATTGTTTTCCTCTAATGTTGCTGCCACAATCTTTTCTATTTTTGGTAGATTCTCTTGGATAAGCTGTCTTGCTTTCTTAATATCAGACATGTCTTTTACCCACTCGTTGATTTGGGCATTCACTTTGTCTCGAACTTTTCTTTTTAATTGTTGATCCACTTCTTTATCACTGTTTGCTAGAATACGAAGACGAATTGCTTCATCTGGAATGACTTGATAGTCCTCCGCCTGCGCTTTTTGATTAGTAACCTTTTTTTCCACTGTTAAACTTTGTCCTGGAAATGCTCCTAATAAAAGAAATAATGATAAGAAAATAAATAATTGCTTTCTCATGATTCCTGCCCCTCTCTTCTTCCCTGTTACAAACAGTATGGGCAGAAAAAAATCTTTTAAACTCGCAATCTATTATTTTTTTATTTTCCATGCATAAAATTTCAAAGTTTATAGAAAATGCGACATAACGAAATAATAAATCTTACTACAAAACCATCGGTTTAGTGACTGCTCGGTTTATGTACGATGCTGATTTCCGTTGCGGGTAATCGCTTTCCGCGGGCACGGTCTCAGCCAGGCTACTGCATCGAGTGATCATCTTTGCTGCCTTGCACCGAGGAAGCTTACTTCGAAGCGTTACTAGAAGACGCAGGTGCATCTTTCGGGGTCTTCAACTCGTGCTGTTCCCGCAGGAGTCGATTAACCTCCACTCCAATCAACATGCCTTAAGTAGCTAACAAATAAAGGGTTCCGAACGTATAAAGTAACTTTTAATAATATTATAAGTAAGTGAAACCTTATTAAGATAGCGATTCATAGTTATCAGACTTATAATTTTTGAATAGGGTTTCCAATTATTTAGAACATTTAATTAGCTGCTTCCGGCTACAAAGTTTACCAAATTAGAAAGTAGTAACTTAGCGTAGGCAGAATACGGAGACTCCTGCGGGAACAGCACGAGGTGAAAGCCCCGCAGGACAAGGAAAGCTCCTATGAATACACATCGCACGCAGAAAAAGCGGATTTCTTTTTCAAGGAAGTGGGTTGCTTCCGAGGAGATTGAGGCCGTGCCCGCGGAAAGCGAAGTATTCTGCCGAAGCGCGGCATCAAGCCTCACTTCATTATTTTTTCAATAAATAAATTCACGTCGCATTTTATATAAATAAAGACATACTTTTAAAAAAACAGCCTATTGTTATTTCTTTATAATATGAGCAAACACCATACGGTCCTTCCCGTTCATGTCCTTTCGAATTTCAACTTCGCTATGAGGAAAAGTCCATTGAATAAGTTGTTGAACATCCGCTCCTTGCTCATGTCCTATTTCAAATGCAAGCCAGCCGTCTTGTTCTAACACTTCCTTAGCTTGGACTATGATTTCTTGATAGGCAGCTAATCCTTTTTCCTCTGCAAACAAAGCAAGAGATGGA is from Radiobacillus kanasensis and encodes:
- the spoIIR gene encoding stage II sporulation protein R; translation: MRKQLFIFLSLFLLLGAFPGQSLTVEKKVTNQKAQAEDYQVIPDEAIRLRILANSDKEVDQQLKRKVRDKVNAQINEWVKDMSDIKKARQLIQENLPKIEKIVAATLEENNSDQSYRVRYGKDVKFPTKVYGSYVYPAGKYEAILISLGEGKGANWWCVLFPPLCFLDFSNGTSVAEPEGKKESKKEEKKEDKASDEEEVEVKFFLLEWLGF